A stretch of Lactuca sativa cultivar Salinas chromosome 6, Lsat_Salinas_v11, whole genome shotgun sequence DNA encodes these proteins:
- the LOC111879578 gene encoding glycine-rich protein 23-like: MVKLYFVAVCALVLFVQSNARDMPTTTLSDKTPTTVDVATATVPSGGAGVKDEKNFIAFGGVGGFAGVGGGVIPTLGGVGGLGGTGGLGGASGLGGLGGASGIGGGAGGVGGAGLGGLGGGVGLVKGGGIGGGIIVP, encoded by the coding sequence atggTGAAGTTGTACTTCGTAGCAGTCTGTGCACTTGTACTTTTTGTGCAAAGCAATGCAAGAGACATGCCCACGACCACCCTGAGTGACAAGACTCCCACCACCGTTGATGTCGCTACTGCCACTGTACCAAGTGGAGGAGCTGGTGTTAAAGACGAGAAGAACTTCATCGCATTCGGTGGTGTTGGTGGCTTTGCTGGTGTAGGTGGAGGTGTAATTCCAACACTTGGTGGTGTTGGTGGGCTCGGCGGTACCGGTGGACTTGGTGGTGCAAGTGGACTTGGCGGTCTTGGCGGTGCAAGTGGTATTGGTGGTGGTGCAGGTGGCGTCGGTGGTGCTGGGCTTGGTGGTCTTGGCGGCGGTGTTGGCTTAGTTAAAGGTGGTGGAATCGGAGGCGGTATCATAGTTCCTTAA